One part of the Lycium ferocissimum isolate CSIRO_LF1 chromosome 8, AGI_CSIRO_Lferr_CH_V1, whole genome shotgun sequence genome encodes these proteins:
- the LOC132066369 gene encoding receptor-like protein EIX2: protein MEAVFIGLAIGTSSEGDTRRTLCIESERQTLLKFKQGSSILESNITPSLLELQHLKYLDLSYNHFGRSRIPDFISSFPRQEYLNLESTDFVGDHIPHNLGKLTHLQILDLSLNYGLVAKSLEWLPRLALLRDLDLNMWFFNLSTRFIAIDLSSNHLRGPIPEAFGYMKHLEVIKLAANTLEGVLPKAFGNLSHLKTLGLSSNKFNQPLPELLLHLSGKAETSLEELSLSGNHLSGSLPDITRFSSLKSLNLQENQLNGSFLESYGQTSKIEVLNLSGNQITGSLPNLTTFSALKELHSTSLRFRVLGAALPRFRGEFKSKSSIRRKRKAQRYSTHKGSSPIWQY from the exons ATGGAGGCTG TATTCATAGGACTTGCTATTGGAACAAGTTCAGAAGGGGATACTCGTAGAACTTTGTGCATTGAGAGCGAGAGACAAACTCTTCTCAAGTTTAAGCAAGGT TCGTCAATACTTGAGAGTAATATTACTCCTTCATTGCTTGAATTGCAGCATCTGAAGTACTTGGACCTTAGTTACAATCATTTTGGTAGAAGTCGAATACCAGATTTCATTAGTTCTTTTCCAAGACAGGAATACCTTAATCTTGAGTCTACTGACTTCGTAGGTGATCATATCCCTCACAATCTTGGGAAACTTACTCATTTGCAGATTCTTGATCTTAGCCTGAACTATGGTTTAGTAGCGAAGAGCCTTGAGTGGCTTCCTCGTCTTGCTTTATTACGTGACCTTGACCTTAATATG TGGTTTTTCAACTTGAGTACAAGATTTATTGCCATAGATCTCTCTTCTAACCATTTAAGAGGTCCCATCCCTGAAGCCTTTGGTTATATGAAACATCTTGAGGTCATTAAACTTGCTGCAAATACTTTAGAAGGTGTATTGCCCAAAGCTTTTGGGAATTTGAGTCACTTAAAAACCCTTGGTTTGTCATCGAATAAATTCAACCAACCACTTCCTGAATTACTTCTACATTTGTCTGGTAAAGCAGAAACATCACTTGAAGAATTGAGTTTATCTGGCAATCATCTTAGTGGTTCACTACCTGACATTACCAGATTTTCCTCCTTAAAAAGTTTGAACTTGCAAGAGAATCAACTGAATGGATCTTTCCTAGAAAGCTATGGGCAGACTTCCAAGATCGAAGTTCTCAATTTATCCGGGAATCAAATTACAGGATCTTTGCCAAACTTAACAACATTCTCAGCATTGAAAGAGTTGCATTCCACCTCCCTTCGCTTCAGGGTCTTAGGGGCTGCTCTTCCTCGCTTTCGGGGGGAATTCAAGTCAAAATCTAGTATAAGGAGGAAGCGAAAGGCTCAAAGATATTCTACCCATAAAGGAAGTTCTCCTATATGGCAATACTAG